From a region of the Streptacidiphilus albus JL83 genome:
- a CDS encoding type 1 glutamine amidotransferase domain-containing protein encodes MSKKILVLVSEHGYWAEEMIGPVSQFDARGYEVTFATPTGKRAHALPPSLDPDYIDPPLGRSVTSAENARLGREFDASGRLDAPLDLSSWLPERPYTSDAGYLPALEQYHRDLEQIDAEIADYDALLIVGGSGPIVDLANNERVHGLILSFLRADKVVAAECYGVACLAFARDWSDRRSIIWGKHVTGHCKEYDYKDGTGFLGTDFVMGPPPYPLEYILRDATGPDGAYHGNFGKPVSVIVDYPFVTGRSTPDSYRTGEKVVAVLEDGLIRYGW; translated from the coding sequence ATGAGCAAGAAGATTCTGGTCTTGGTTTCGGAGCACGGCTACTGGGCCGAGGAAATGATCGGCCCGGTCTCCCAGTTCGACGCACGTGGCTACGAGGTCACCTTCGCCACGCCCACCGGAAAGCGGGCGCACGCGCTGCCGCCCAGCTTGGACCCCGACTACATCGACCCGCCGCTGGGCCGCTCGGTCACCAGCGCGGAGAACGCCCGCCTGGGACGCGAGTTCGACGCCTCCGGCCGGCTCGACGCACCGCTGGACCTGAGCTCCTGGCTGCCGGAGCGCCCGTACACCAGCGACGCCGGCTACCTGCCGGCCCTGGAGCAGTACCACCGGGACCTGGAGCAGATCGACGCCGAGATCGCGGACTACGACGCGCTGCTGATCGTGGGCGGCAGCGGTCCGATCGTCGACCTCGCCAACAACGAGCGGGTGCACGGGCTGATCCTCTCCTTCCTGCGGGCCGACAAGGTGGTGGCGGCCGAGTGCTACGGGGTCGCCTGCCTGGCCTTCGCGCGGGACTGGAGCGACCGCAGGAGCATCATCTGGGGCAAGCACGTGACCGGGCACTGCAAGGAGTACGACTACAAGGACGGCACCGGATTCCTCGGCACGGACTTCGTCATGGGCCCGCCGCCGTACCCGCTGGAGTACATCCTGCGCGATGCCACCGGCCCCGACGGCGCGTACCACGGGAATTTCGGCAAGCCGGTCTCGGTGATCGTGGACTATCCGTTCGTCACGGGCCGTTCGACGCCCGACTCCTATCGTACGGGCGAGAAGGTAGTCGCGGTCCTGGAAGACGGTCTTATCCGGTACGGCTGGTGA
- a CDS encoding FAD-dependent oxidoreductase codes for MRRGAVGPDEWNGGRKPVILALDDDPQVLRALRRDLRSAYADRYLIITVHSGKEAMRILDTLTERRQDLALLLVDQRMPDVPGVQFLTEAVGRFPEARRVLLSAYPERELVGPGADLAFLDQYLPKPWGPPEERLYPVIDNLLEQWWTATVGRLLAEPTAGAAALPTMVLVPDADVLLAPGEPDLIEHLGRAPRAAMPHYECVIVGGGPAGLSAAVQAAAQGLRTLLVDAQQYLGGQAVSAPLIENYLGLPSGLSGAELTRRATLQAVRLGAELICPARVIGLRREDPVKILVLADGSETTAESVLLSPGVVYNRLEARRSARFEGAGLYYGLAGTETQSCIAQRVVVIGAADTAGQAAVHLAKFASEVTLLVRAASLSARMSRYLADELTRTPNISVRTRTTVREFQGGERLEQVVLHSAVDDTLSVLQTHFVFTFIGARPRTDWLGDVVELDDHGFVLTGSDLVANGGEVPMEWSLERAPYPLETSVPGVFAAGDARARSVKRVAAGVAEGAMAVDVIQRYRMSG; via the coding sequence ATGCGCCGGGGAGCGGTAGGACCGGACGAATGGAACGGCGGGCGCAAGCCCGTGATCCTTGCCCTGGACGACGATCCCCAGGTCCTCCGAGCCCTACGCCGCGACCTGCGCAGCGCCTATGCCGACAGGTACTTGATCATCACGGTCCACTCCGGCAAGGAGGCGATGCGGATCCTCGACACGCTGACCGAGCGGCGCCAGGATCTCGCCCTGCTGCTGGTGGACCAGCGCATGCCGGACGTCCCGGGCGTACAGTTCCTCACGGAGGCGGTCGGACGCTTCCCGGAGGCGCGCCGTGTCCTCCTGAGCGCCTACCCCGAGCGGGAACTCGTCGGCCCCGGCGCCGACCTGGCCTTTCTGGACCAGTACCTGCCCAAGCCCTGGGGGCCCCCGGAGGAGCGGCTCTATCCCGTGATCGACAATCTGCTGGAACAGTGGTGGACCGCCACGGTCGGCCGATTACTGGCCGAACCGACGGCCGGCGCCGCCGCACTGCCGACGATGGTGCTGGTGCCGGACGCCGACGTGCTGCTCGCCCCCGGCGAGCCCGACCTGATCGAGCACCTGGGCCGGGCGCCCAGGGCCGCGATGCCGCACTACGAGTGCGTCATCGTCGGCGGCGGGCCGGCCGGCCTCTCGGCGGCGGTCCAGGCAGCCGCCCAGGGGCTGCGGACCCTGCTGGTCGACGCCCAGCAGTACCTCGGCGGCCAGGCGGTGAGCGCCCCCCTGATCGAGAACTACCTGGGCCTCCCCTCCGGTCTGTCCGGCGCCGAACTGACCCGGCGCGCCACCCTGCAGGCCGTCCGGCTGGGCGCCGAACTCATCTGCCCGGCAAGGGTCATCGGCCTGCGCCGGGAGGACCCGGTGAAGATCCTGGTCCTGGCCGACGGCTCCGAGACCACCGCCGAGAGCGTGCTGCTCTCCCCCGGCGTCGTCTACAACCGGCTGGAGGCGCGCCGGTCGGCCCGGTTCGAGGGAGCCGGCCTCTACTACGGGCTGGCCGGCACGGAGACCCAGTCCTGCATCGCCCAGCGGGTGGTGGTCATCGGCGCGGCCGACACCGCCGGCCAGGCGGCGGTCCACCTGGCCAAGTTCGCGTCCGAGGTCACCCTGCTGGTACGGGCCGCCTCGCTCTCCGCCAGGATGTCCCGCTACCTGGCGGACGAGCTCACCCGCACCCCCAACATCTCGGTGCGCACCCGCACCACCGTGCGGGAGTTCCAGGGCGGCGAGCGGCTGGAACAGGTCGTGCTGCACAGCGCCGTGGACGACACCCTGAGCGTGCTGCAGACGCACTTCGTCTTCACCTTCATCGGGGCGCGCCCGCGCACCGACTGGCTCGGCGACGTGGTGGAACTGGACGACCACGGATTCGTGCTCACCGGTTCGGATCTGGTTGCCAATGGCGGTGAAGTACCGATGGAGTGGAGTCTGGAACGTGCTCCCTATCCGCTGGAGACCAGCGTCCCCGGAGTGTTCGCCGCGGGTGATGCACGGGCCCGCTCGGTCAAGCGGGTGGCCGCCGGAGTGGCGGAGGGAGCCATGGCCGTGGACGTGATCCAACGCTATCGAATGTCGGGTTAG
- a CDS encoding putative quinol monooxygenase, whose protein sequence is MTTTVEYIRYRIAPEQHQAFEQAYTTAAESLAAAPQCIDYELSQCHEEPDRFILRIRWTSLEDHLEGFRKGEHFPAFFAAVRPFFNSIEEMQHYTVGSVVGSGKGAGRE, encoded by the coding sequence ATGACGACCACTGTCGAGTACATCCGCTACCGCATCGCCCCGGAGCAGCACCAGGCCTTCGAGCAGGCCTACACCACGGCCGCCGAGTCGCTGGCCGCCGCACCGCAGTGCATCGACTACGAGCTCAGCCAGTGCCACGAGGAGCCGGACCGCTTCATCCTGCGGATCCGCTGGACCTCGCTGGAGGACCACCTGGAGGGCTTCCGCAAGGGCGAGCACTTCCCCGCCTTCTTCGCCGCGGTGCGGCCCTTCTTCAACTCCATCGAGGAAATGCAGCACTACACCGTCGGCAGCGTGGTCGGCTCCGGCAAGGGCGCAGGACGGGAGTAG
- a CDS encoding group II truncated hemoglobin → MTPSIYDWAGGSEALGRLTEVFYGHVLEDPVLAPVFADMDKNHPQHVALWLSEVFGGPRNYTAERGGHPHMAGRHLGRGITEVQRRRWVSLLMDAADEVGLPTDPEFRAVFTYYIEWGTRMAMIYSGEHPPPVDAAEVPVWEWGQTPPWQPASP, encoded by the coding sequence GTGACACCGAGCATCTACGACTGGGCCGGCGGGTCCGAGGCGCTGGGGCGCCTGACCGAGGTGTTCTACGGGCACGTCCTGGAAGACCCGGTCCTGGCACCGGTGTTCGCGGACATGGACAAGAACCATCCGCAGCACGTCGCGCTCTGGCTGAGCGAGGTCTTCGGCGGGCCGCGCAACTACACGGCCGAGCGCGGCGGGCACCCGCACATGGCCGGCCGGCACCTGGGCCGGGGCATCACCGAGGTCCAGCGCCGCCGCTGGGTCAGCCTGCTGATGGACGCGGCCGACGAGGTGGGCCTGCCCACCGACCCGGAGTTCCGGGCGGTCTTCACGTACTACATCGAGTGGGGCACCAGGATGGCCATGATCTACTCCGGCGAGCACCCGCCGCCGGTGGACGCGGCGGAGGTCCCGGTCTGGGAATGGGGACAGACGCCGCCCTGGCAGCCCGCGTCGCCGTGA
- the ribA gene encoding GTP cyclohydrolase II — MSSPLTAVIDTFSGAWDFLANSFPVTIRLDGRAYPSVEHAYQASRVRGPALRALIAATPDPRRACQLAASHPERADWQEARVVVMRQLVEQKFREPTLRERLLATGSCELVAGHDDDDFWGGAAQGQNSLGLILMAVRAEACRQAGAGGYERRSAEALGGSAGALGLAAQALIPTSHGVFTARGYRGVLQGQEQVALTLGSFRGAARVLVRVHSECLTGESWGSLRCDCGPQLDAAMAAIAAEGCGIILYLRGHEGRGIGLLAKLRAYALQDAGFDTVDANSALGLPEDARDYRLAAQILDDLDVRSIRLLSNNPDKSDSLARLGIDVVERVPLFVAPNPHSLAYLVAKRDRMGHDLPDRMDTRFA, encoded by the coding sequence GTGAGCAGCCCCTTAACGGCCGTGATCGACACCTTCTCCGGCGCCTGGGACTTCCTGGCGAACTCCTTCCCCGTCACCATCCGCCTCGACGGACGCGCGTATCCGTCCGTTGAGCATGCCTACCAGGCATCCCGGGTGCGAGGTCCGGCACTGCGGGCGCTGATCGCCGCGACCCCGGATCCGAGGCGGGCCTGCCAGCTGGCCGCCAGCCATCCCGAGCGCGCGGACTGGCAGGAGGCCAGAGTCGTCGTGATGCGGCAACTGGTGGAGCAGAAGTTCCGCGAACCGACCCTGCGCGAGCGGCTGTTGGCCACCGGTTCGTGCGAGCTGGTCGCCGGTCACGACGACGACGACTTCTGGGGCGGCGCCGCCCAGGGGCAGAACAGCCTGGGCCTGATCCTGATGGCGGTCCGCGCCGAGGCCTGCCGGCAGGCCGGCGCCGGCGGCTACGAGCGCCGCTCGGCCGAGGCGCTGGGCGGCTCCGCGGGCGCGCTCGGCCTCGCCGCGCAGGCGCTGATACCCACCAGCCACGGGGTGTTCACCGCGCGCGGCTACCGGGGCGTGCTCCAGGGCCAGGAGCAGGTGGCGCTCACCCTCGGCTCCTTCCGCGGCGCCGCCCGGGTGCTGGTGCGGGTCCACTCCGAGTGCCTGACCGGCGAGTCCTGGGGTTCGCTCCGCTGCGACTGCGGCCCCCAGCTGGACGCCGCGATGGCCGCCATCGCGGCGGAGGGCTGCGGGATCATCCTGTACCTGCGCGGCCACGAGGGCCGCGGCATCGGCCTGCTGGCCAAGCTCCGGGCCTACGCCCTCCAGGACGCCGGCTTCGACACCGTGGACGCCAACTCCGCCCTGGGGCTGCCGGAGGACGCGCGCGACTACCGGCTGGCCGCACAGATCCTCGACGACCTGGACGTCCGGTCGATCCGGCTGCTCTCCAACAACCCGGACAAGTCCGACTCGCTGGCCCGGCTCGGGATCGACGTGGTGGAGCGGGTGCCGCTCTTCGTGGCCCCGAACCCGCACAGCCTGGCCTACCTGGTCGCCAAGCGCGACCGGATGGGCCATGACCTGCCGGACCGGATGGACACCAGATTCGCCTGA
- the moaA gene encoding GTP 3',8-cyclase MoaA produces the protein MLLDTFGRRAVDLRVSLTDRCNLRCGYCMPEEGLPWLPKAELLTDAEVVRLVTLAVGELGVREVRFTGGEPLLRPGLPGILAACAALEPRPDLSLTTNGIGLARTAPALKAAGLDRINVSLDTLDPVTFRDLTRRDRHADVLAGLAAADAAGLRPVKLNTVLLRGRNDHEAADLLSWSIDRGYQLRFIEQMPLDAQHGWDRAQMVGAEEILARLGERFGLTPEPDGQRGAAPAERWLVDGGPATVGVIASVTRPFCRACDRTRLTADGQVRNCLFATGETDLRAALRGGADDRELAELWRKAMWGKSAGAGIDDPSFLQPDRPMSAIGG, from the coding sequence GTGCTGTTGGACACGTTCGGCCGTCGGGCCGTCGATCTGCGGGTGTCGCTGACCGACCGCTGCAATCTGCGTTGCGGCTACTGCATGCCGGAGGAGGGCCTGCCGTGGCTGCCCAAGGCGGAGCTGCTCACCGACGCGGAGGTGGTCCGTCTGGTCACCCTCGCCGTCGGTGAGCTGGGCGTCCGCGAGGTGCGCTTCACCGGTGGGGAACCGCTGTTGCGGCCCGGGCTCCCGGGGATCCTCGCCGCCTGCGCGGCGCTCGAACCCCGGCCCGACCTGTCGCTCACCACCAACGGCATCGGCCTGGCCCGGACCGCCCCGGCGCTGAAGGCGGCGGGCCTCGACCGGATCAACGTCTCCCTGGACACCCTCGATCCGGTCACCTTCCGCGACCTCACCCGCCGCGACCGGCACGCCGACGTCCTGGCCGGACTCGCGGCGGCGGACGCGGCGGGCCTCCGTCCGGTGAAGCTCAACACGGTGCTGCTGCGCGGCCGCAACGACCATGAGGCGGCGGACCTGCTGTCCTGGTCGATCGACCGCGGCTACCAGCTCCGCTTCATCGAGCAGATGCCGCTCGATGCCCAACACGGTTGGGACCGGGCCCAGATGGTCGGCGCCGAGGAGATTCTGGCCCGCCTCGGCGAGCGCTTCGGGCTGACTCCGGAGCCGGACGGGCAGCGGGGCGCGGCGCCCGCCGAACGCTGGCTGGTCGACGGCGGTCCCGCCACTGTCGGGGTCATCGCCAGCGTCACCCGGCCGTTCTGCCGGGCCTGCGACCGGACCCGGCTGACCGCGGACGGCCAGGTCCGCAACTGCCTGTTCGCCACGGGCGAGACCGACCTCCGGGCCGCGCTGCGCGGCGGCGCCGACGACCGGGAACTGGCTGAGCTGTGGCGCAAGGCCATGTGGGGCAAGTCGGCAGGCGCGGGCATCGACGACCCGTCGTTTCTTCAGCCAGACCGTCCGATGTCCGCCATCGGCGGATGA
- a CDS encoding alpha/beta hydrolase family protein, translated as MTPRFQSRPVPPPDHTARYGPHPEQTVDLRVSENAGNTLVVLIHGGFWKHEEDRAAVGPLADALSQAGFIVAVPEYRRVGHPDGGWPGTFDDIALFFEALQLICRAHGLRPERIVLVGHAAGAHLALWVAGRRRLPIDEDNGWRSDWHPDAVVALAGCSSLDLVDAFGLGDDAAAGLLGGSVANVPARYAIADPVALLPLGVPVTLLHGARDEHVPVVVSRLFATWAGRAGDRVRLVEFPDLEHTALLDPRAASWPELLSALK; from the coding sequence ATGACCCCGCGCTTCCAGAGCCGTCCGGTACCGCCCCCCGACCACACCGCCCGCTACGGCCCGCACCCCGAACAGACGGTGGACCTGCGGGTGTCCGAGAACGCGGGCAACACGCTGGTCGTGCTGATCCACGGCGGCTTCTGGAAGCACGAGGAGGACCGCGCGGCCGTGGGCCCGCTCGCGGACGCGCTCTCCCAGGCCGGCTTCATCGTCGCGGTGCCGGAGTACCGTCGCGTCGGCCACCCGGACGGGGGCTGGCCGGGGACCTTCGACGACATCGCACTGTTCTTCGAGGCCCTGCAGCTGATCTGCCGGGCCCACGGGCTCCGGCCCGAGCGCATCGTCCTGGTCGGGCATGCCGCCGGCGCGCACCTCGCGCTCTGGGTGGCCGGTCGGCGCAGGCTGCCGATCGACGAGGACAACGGCTGGCGCTCGGACTGGCACCCCGACGCCGTGGTGGCCCTGGCCGGCTGCTCCTCGCTCGACCTGGTCGACGCCTTCGGGCTGGGCGACGACGCGGCGGCCGGCCTGCTCGGCGGCAGCGTGGCCAACGTCCCGGCCCGCTACGCCATCGCCGACCCGGTGGCGCTGCTGCCGCTGGGCGTCCCGGTCACCCTGCTGCACGGAGCCCGCGACGAGCACGTCCCGGTGGTGGTCAGCCGGCTGTTCGCGACCTGGGCCGGACGGGCCGGGGACCGGGTGCGGCTGGTGGAGTTCCCCGACCTCGAACACACCGCCCTGCTCGACCCGCGGGCGGCGTCCTGGCCGGAGCTGCTGTCCGCGCTCAAGTAG
- a CDS encoding molybdenum cofactor biosynthesis protein MoaE yields the protein MDTMTTSDPIRLLGLRDTALSLDEVHRAVRHDAAGATDLFVGTVRDHNGGRAVSALEYSAHPTAEAELRRVAEKICVDHPVLALAAVHRTGLLAIGDTAVIVAVSAAHRGDAFEACRRLIDTLKHEVPIWKHEHFADGTQDWVAAGTAG from the coding sequence ATGGACACCATGACCACCAGTGACCCGATCCGTCTGCTCGGTCTGCGCGACACCGCTCTCTCCCTGGACGAGGTCCACCGCGCCGTTCGGCACGATGCGGCCGGGGCCACCGACCTGTTCGTCGGCACTGTCCGGGACCACAACGGGGGCAGGGCCGTCAGCGCGCTCGAGTACAGCGCCCACCCCACGGCGGAGGCCGAGCTGCGCCGGGTGGCCGAGAAGATCTGCGTCGACCACCCGGTGCTCGCCCTGGCGGCCGTGCACCGGACCGGTCTGCTGGCCATCGGTGACACGGCCGTCATCGTCGCCGTCTCCGCCGCCCATCGCGGGGACGCGTTCGAGGCGTGCCGACGGCTGATCGACACCCTCAAGCACGAGGTCCCCATCTGGAAGCACGAACACTTCGCCGACGGCACCCAGGACTGGGTGGCCGCCGGAACGGCCGGATGA
- a CDS encoding LysR family transcriptional regulator — translation MQLQQLGYFLAVAETRHFTRAAQRVHVAQPSLSQQIRALESELGADLFHRARGNITLTDAGQALLPLARRILADAESARIEVQEVAGLRSGRVRLGATPSLCTSLLPQVLRVFHREHPAIRLLVEEGGSRDLVGGLATGSLDLALLILPLQSHDPALATTELLREELVVVSAPDVVPPTAAPPATEGRIAVGELRGHPLVMFRHGYDLREATMAACRAEGFEPDFAVEGGEMDAVLAMVEAGLGLAVLPSMVADQRPLRVTPFVPPGLHRTIGLAHRRDVEPPRAARELRRVLLAYLAEAARTGQLPRGTSPV, via the coding sequence ATGCAGCTCCAGCAGCTCGGCTACTTCCTGGCGGTCGCCGAGACCCGGCACTTCACCCGCGCCGCCCAGCGGGTGCACGTCGCCCAGCCCTCCCTCTCCCAGCAGATCCGCGCGTTGGAGTCCGAGTTGGGCGCCGACCTCTTCCACCGTGCCCGGGGCAACATCACCCTCACCGACGCCGGCCAGGCCCTGCTGCCGCTGGCCAGGCGGATCCTTGCCGACGCGGAGTCCGCGCGGATCGAGGTGCAGGAGGTGGCGGGCCTGCGCAGCGGCCGGGTACGGCTCGGGGCGACCCCGAGCCTGTGCACCAGCCTGCTGCCGCAGGTGCTGCGGGTCTTCCACCGCGAGCATCCGGCCATCAGGCTGCTGGTCGAGGAGGGCGGCTCCCGGGACCTGGTGGGCGGGCTGGCCACCGGCAGCCTCGACCTGGCCCTGCTGATCCTGCCGCTGCAGAGCCACGACCCGGCCCTGGCCACCACCGAGCTGCTGCGCGAGGAACTGGTGGTGGTCTCCGCGCCGGACGTCGTCCCGCCGACCGCCGCCCCACCGGCCACCGAGGGGCGGATAGCGGTGGGAGAGCTGCGGGGCCACCCGCTGGTGATGTTCCGCCACGGCTACGACCTGCGCGAGGCCACCATGGCGGCCTGCCGGGCCGAGGGCTTCGAGCCGGACTTCGCGGTGGAGGGCGGTGAGATGGACGCGGTGCTGGCCATGGTCGAGGCGGGGCTCGGCCTCGCCGTGCTGCCCAGCATGGTCGCCGACCAGCGCCCGCTGCGGGTCACCCCGTTCGTCCCACCGGGCCTGCACCGCACGATCGGCCTGGCGCACCGCCGGGACGTCGAGCCGCCCCGGGCCGCACGCGAGCTGCGGCGCGTGCTGCTGGCGTACCTCGCGGAGGCGGCCCGGACCGGACAGCTGCCGCGCGGCACCTCGCCGGTCTGA
- a CDS encoding succinate dehydrogenase cytochrome b subunit yields the protein MAVATRTARPSTTRTLWSSTIGKKAVMAVTGVIMLLFLIVHMLGNLKIFFGAPDFNAYAAWLRTIGEPVLHRSWYLWVQRVGLVICVVLHAVCAYQLARRDLRARGRRYAHGGPAGSSFATRTMRWGGVIILLFLVWHILDLTTGTLNPLGEAGHPYQNIVADFQNWWANVIYIVAMAALGLHIRHGVWSAAQTLGANGPRSGPILRTASWVLGLVLFAGFVTVPVAVMTGAVH from the coding sequence GTGGCAGTAGCGACTCGGACGGCTCGACCGTCCACAACCCGGACGCTCTGGTCCTCCACCATCGGCAAGAAGGCCGTGATGGCGGTGACCGGCGTGATCATGCTCCTCTTCCTCATCGTCCACATGCTGGGCAATCTGAAGATCTTCTTCGGCGCCCCGGACTTCAACGCCTACGCGGCCTGGCTGCGCACCATCGGCGAGCCGGTGCTGCACCGGAGCTGGTACCTCTGGGTCCAGCGGGTGGGTCTCGTCATCTGCGTCGTGCTGCACGCGGTCTGCGCCTACCAGCTGGCCCGCCGCGACCTCAGGGCCCGCGGTCGGCGCTACGCGCACGGCGGGCCGGCCGGCAGCTCCTTCGCCACCCGGACCATGCGCTGGGGCGGCGTGATCATCCTGCTGTTCCTGGTCTGGCACATCCTGGACCTGACCACCGGGACGCTGAACCCGCTGGGCGAGGCCGGCCACCCCTACCAGAACATCGTCGCCGACTTCCAGAACTGGTGGGCGAACGTCATCTACATCGTGGCCATGGCGGCGCTCGGACTGCACATCCGCCACGGGGTGTGGAGCGCCGCCCAGACGCTCGGCGCCAACGGCCCCCGCAGCGGTCCGATCCTCCGGACCGCCAGCTGGGTGCTGGGCCTCGTCCTCTTCGCGGGCTTCGTCACCGTGCCCGTCGCCGTCATGACCGGAGCCGTGCACTGA
- a CDS encoding fumarate reductase/succinate dehydrogenase flavoprotein subunit has translation MTDHSAPTDYTDYALGDPVRDTRAPGGPIADRWNTRRFEAKLVNPANRRKHTVIVVGTGLAGGSAGATLAEQGYHVVQFCYQDSPRRAHSIAAQGGINAAKNYRNDGDSVHRLFYDTVKGGDFRARESNVHRLAEISVQIIDQCVAQGVPFAREYGGLLDTRSFGGVQVQRTFYARGQTGQQLLLGAYQALSRQIAAGNVEMHARTEMLDLLVVDGRARGIVARDLITGRVSTHFADAVVLASGGYGNVFHLSTNAKNSNATAAWRAHRRGAYFANPGFTQIHPTCIPRSGDHQSKLTLMSESLRNDGRIWVPRTKGDTRSPDRIPEDERDYYLERIYPSFGNLVPRDVASRAAKNVCDQGRGVGPGGLGVYLDFADAIRRSGRPAVAEKYGNLFEMYRRISGEDPYRVPMRIYPAIHYTMGGLWVDYDLQTTVPGLFAIGEANFTDHGANRLGASALMQGLADGYFVLPMTLNDYLARNPDQAPVAEDHPEVVSVVAETTERLRRLLENDGDRSPDSFHQEVGELLWEYCGMVRSEEGLRKALARIPEIRAEFWRRIRVPGSGDELNQTLEKANRVVDYLELAELLCLDALHRTESCGGHFRVESQTPDGEAARKDEEFSYAAAWEFTGSGAAPVLHKEELVFEYVHPTQRSYA, from the coding sequence ATGACCGATCACTCCGCACCGACCGACTACACCGACTACGCCCTCGGCGACCCCGTCCGCGACACCAGGGCGCCCGGCGGCCCGATCGCGGACCGCTGGAACACCCGCCGCTTCGAGGCCAAGCTGGTCAACCCGGCCAACCGGCGCAAGCACACCGTCATCGTGGTCGGCACCGGCCTGGCCGGCGGCTCGGCCGGCGCCACCCTGGCCGAACAGGGCTACCACGTGGTCCAGTTCTGCTACCAGGACTCCCCTCGTCGCGCTCACTCCATCGCCGCCCAGGGCGGCATCAACGCGGCGAAGAACTACCGCAACGACGGTGACAGCGTCCACCGGCTGTTCTACGACACGGTCAAGGGCGGCGACTTCCGCGCCCGCGAGTCCAACGTCCACCGGCTCGCCGAGATCTCCGTGCAGATCATCGACCAGTGCGTGGCCCAGGGCGTGCCCTTCGCCCGCGAGTACGGCGGGCTGCTCGACACCCGCTCCTTCGGCGGCGTCCAGGTCCAGCGCACCTTCTACGCGCGCGGCCAGACCGGGCAGCAGCTGCTGCTCGGCGCCTACCAGGCGCTCTCCCGGCAGATCGCGGCCGGCAACGTCGAGATGCACGCCCGCACCGAGATGCTCGACCTGCTGGTGGTCGACGGCCGCGCCCGCGGCATCGTCGCCCGCGACCTGATCACCGGCCGGGTCTCGACCCACTTCGCCGACGCCGTGGTCCTGGCCTCCGGCGGCTACGGCAACGTCTTCCACCTCTCCACCAACGCGAAGAACTCCAATGCGACGGCCGCCTGGCGGGCGCACCGCCGCGGCGCCTACTTCGCCAACCCGGGCTTCACCCAGATCCATCCGACCTGCATCCCGCGCTCCGGCGACCACCAGTCCAAGCTCACCCTGATGAGCGAGTCGCTGCGCAACGACGGCCGGATCTGGGTGCCGAGGACCAAGGGCGACACCCGCAGTCCCGACCGGATCCCCGAGGACGAGCGCGACTACTACCTGGAGCGGATCTACCCCTCCTTCGGCAACCTGGTGCCGCGCGACGTCGCCTCCCGGGCCGCCAAGAACGTCTGCGACCAGGGGCGCGGCGTCGGCCCCGGCGGGCTCGGCGTCTACCTCGACTTCGCCGACGCCATCCGGCGGTCGGGCCGGCCGGCGGTCGCGGAGAAGTACGGCAACCTCTTCGAGATGTACCGGCGGATCAGCGGCGAGGACCCGTACCGGGTGCCGATGCGGATCTACCCGGCGATCCACTACACCATGGGCGGCCTCTGGGTCGACTACGACCTGCAGACCACCGTCCCCGGCCTGTTCGCCATCGGCGAGGCCAACTTCACCGACCACGGCGCCAACCGGCTGGGCGCCTCGGCCCTGATGCAGGGCCTCGCGGACGGCTACTTCGTGCTGCCGATGACCCTCAACGACTACCTCGCCCGCAACCCGGACCAGGCCCCCGTCGCCGAGGATCACCCCGAGGTGGTCTCCGTGGTCGCGGAGACCACCGAGCGGCTGCGGCGGCTGCTGGAGAACGACGGCGACCGCAGCCCCGACTCCTTCCACCAGGAGGTCGGCGAGCTGCTCTGGGAGTACTGCGGGATGGTCCGCAGCGAGGAGGGCCTGCGCAAGGCGCTGGCCCGGATCCCGGAGATCCGCGCGGAGTTCTGGCGGCGGATCAGGGTGCCTGGCAGCGGCGACGAGCTCAACCAGACCCTGGAGAAGGCGAACCGGGTGGTCGACTACCTGGAACTCGCCGAACTGCTCTGCCTGGACGCGCTGCACCGCACCGAGTCCTGCGGCGGCCACTTCCGGGTGGAGTCGCAGACGCCCGACGGCGAGGCCGCCCGCAAGGACGAGGAGTTCTCCTACGCCGCCGCCTGGGAGTTCACCGGCAGCGGCGCCGCCCCCGTGCTGCACAAAGAAGAGCTCGTCTTCGAGTACGTCCACCCCACCCAGCGGAGCTACGCGTGA